The window CTTGTTGTTGTACTTAAGGTATcagcagtaaaagtactcgttctttttttttttttttttcctgggagAAAGAAAGATTCTGACTATCCTTTTTTTTCGTGAAAGATTTAAGAGTTttttggttttagtttttaaatggCATTGTGTCAGAAGTTAAGAAGAGAGATCACTCTTTGGGGGAACTTCTTACATCcaatgtgaaaagaaaacacgacagaaacCGCTTTATTGTAAGGGGTcaaaagccaaaaaggttgggaaccactggcttCATTTTTTAACAATGCTTTGCATTTACTTgtcttgtttttaatgtaaaatcttaatctgaaaagtaacaagtaactaaagctgtcaaacaaATATAGTGCTggcaaaagtacaatatttaataTTGTCCTTTTCACGACAGCTTTAGTTTGAAGGTAAAGATTTTACATTGGGCTCCACGACACGACGGAAATATAAGaaatgcgataacgttgttgaatatttgTGATAGCGATATTACTTGTGAGAAATAATAGACATATCAAAGTGTAAtaagttctgctgctttctgctTAAATTCAACACATTGcttgttggatttaaaaaaaaaaaaaaaaaaaggctaatttAACATTAAACCGAACACAAACGTCACCAATAAAAAGAAGAATGatagttttaatgttttaaagtgctgatgatgaaataaatgatttattgtgcccccccccccctaattTTACACTAACTTATTAATACTGTTAAAGATGAAaccaacctttttggcttggtATGCTTCACATGTTGGCACATGAGCAGACGAGTTGTGTAATTTCCCCTCTAAACGTCTCACATggtgtctctcctctcccattAATCATCTCCCTCAGATTGATCATTGATGCTTCAGttttaatatctaataatatcaCACAGAAAGTGTTCTGCTGAGCGGATAGAAGCTTCAGAAAAAGGTGGAGGGTATTATTTGGAAAGTGCAGACATCTTATCATCCTTATCGTCGTCACTGTGATGGGATTTCAGTGGAAGAACCAGCTCTACGTACCAATGTGTTAAGCCACTTTTAGTGGTTGAAAGTAAAGTAAATTTAGTTATGAGGTTCTTGTACTTTCcgtttcatgccactttctacttctactccgctacatctcaGATCTGAGttgtagtagagtagaagtataaagtaacagaacatggaaatactcaagtacaagtacctaaacATTGAAATGAAGTACAGTATGTGAGTAAATGTATGCGTTTACTTTCCGCCGCGGGGTAAATGTACTCACAGCGTTAACAAATGTTGCTCCTGCGTCTCCTATTAAGGCTTTAGTTTTCTTCATGGGGGTCTGCAGAACAGAAACAAGAACAGACAGACGTGAAAACTGACACAAGAATGGccttgtaaataataataataataatacattaccTTGCCTACATCTGCCCTCTGTGGATAAATAGTGTGTTACGCTGTCTTGTGTATAGTCAAAAAGGCTTCCTGCATTGATAGCTGACAGCACACAAACAACATGAGAGGgcagtatacagtatacttgCACAGCGGAGCTGCAAGCTTCTTAAATCTATATTAAATGGATAATAAGGTGATAAAAAACACCATAACATACAATAAGATGACTCTAAACTTAAAGCTAGGCTACTATAAACCCACCCACAGGTGTTTATTTACAGGCAGGAGCATTACAAGTCATTATAAGTAGTATAGTGTCTTTAGGATCAGTACAGCCATATACAGGTGATTTCTGACAGGTGATCTATGAAAAGTGACTGTGACTGCCCTGTGTCCTAGATTATAACCAGTCCAGTCTTTTTTCCACTTGCCAAAAAGTGATCCCAACCCCTACTTTGTTGCTCAAAATGACATGATTTCATTCACGAGGCTTATCTCTGACAGATTATAGCCACCCAGATCGTTTTACCTGTTGAAATACCTTTTCAAAAAAGAAGCAACACAACCCATAAAATGTACTTTTGCACTTGCCAAAAAGTGATCACAGCTCCTACTTTGTGTTTACGAGGTTATTTCTGCCTCAACATGACTTTGATTTTATTCATCAGGCTCATATCTGACAGATTGTAGCCCGCCCTGTACTTTTTACCTGTTAAAATCCCTTTTTAAAAGAAGCAATACAACCCATAAAATGTACTTTTGCACTTGCCAAAAAGTGATTGAAGCTCCTACCATTTCACTGACAGGGTATTTATGCTTGATTTCATGAATTGGGATTACATCTGACAGATTATAGCCCACACTGAACTTCTTTCCTGTTGAAATACCTCTTATCTACCTCTTTCCATGTAGGCTCAATAAATTGTGTACGTAGGCTATATAAACACGCTTCCCGCGGACGGCGTATGATCACTTTTTGACACGACACCTAAATGGTTTAACTCACCACCCCCCCCAGAAGAACATCCTGGTCGTCGGCGAGGATGAGGATGATGTTGCTCGGTTTggcagcggcggcggcggcggaaCACCTGACGCAGCaggtgagcagcagcagcagcagcgtgggCAGCGTCACGGCTGCACGGTGACCTCTCTGTCGGGCTCTAGTCGCTCCAGATCCGCTCCTCAAACCTGCCATGAGTCCACGGCTCCACCGGGcctgctgcaacacacacacacacaccggggCACGATTGAATATAAGTTTCGTTTCCTGCTCGGGGGGTGAGATGTGTTGAATGACTGTGTGCAGGCTGGACAGTGTGACACAGAAGTTTGAGGAAGTGGAGTGAGGTTGGTGTTGGTCATATGATCAGACTGAGTGGGAGGAGTAAAGACCGAGAACACACTGTACGAGTTAAAACTACTTCTGTACTAGTTAGTTTAATTTATTTGCAGAAACAAAGATATAAAGTAGGCCTAaaaatatagatagatagatagatagatagatagatagatactttattgatccccaagggggaaattcaaggtcccagtagcttacagacatcacacacaacatagacatacacacacatcataagcaggatgataaaataacagatcCACATAAATAATAtgaacaataaaagaaaaaatcccCATGCAGtatgcatggtaaggtgctctatgagttTTGTGGCTTTAAACAGTAGCTACGAACAACATGAGTCTGTCATAATGAACTCACCAAAGGTGCGGCATTTCTCGGTactaaaatagtcatacaaCCCTTTTTCTGTGTGGAGCACAGAGGCTCATCTGCAATCTGTAATTATCTCACACGAAAAAGAGATTTCTCGATAATAAGGACTGGCTATGGATATCTAATCTCTGAGCACTTCCCTTCAGAGGGCCTGATGTTGTCAGGGCTGAGCTGTTTACAGCCAAAAGCAGCTCTGTGCAGCTGTACTgaggtagcctggtcctaccagactctggtccattagtctggtcctaccagactctggtccactagcctggtcctaccagactctggtccactagcctggtcctaccagactctggtccactagcctggtcctaccagactctggtacattagcctggtcctaccagactctggtacactagcctggtcctaccagactctggtccactagcctggtcctaccagactctggtacactagcctggtcctaccagactctggtcctaccatactctggtacactagcctggtcctaccagactctggcccactagcctggtcctaccagactctggtacactagcctggtcctaccagactctggtgcatttcattggtccagagagtctggcctctctccattgacaagtgttaacttccttgaaggcgggtactctgttgaagtttaaaactattggatctgcccagagccactctggatctgccataaccaatcgctaacgtttggtcgtgacgtcggcttagcatcgctagcgttcgccttagccaactccttcaccactaacggagcgagctggaaaatcaaactgttcctgaaccccgtggggaggagggccacaacatcatggccaccaacacaactcagcaaagattgttcttgctcgggctttaacttctggatattcggcagcgttgccacaacggaccgaatggcttcgctcgcatctttctccgccgccattacggaactacaactcaaactagagcacaacctcaacgtcatcgttctcagccactccctctgttcgctgattggactgGTAAAGAtctgaccggagaaaacccaagaatataccgcaaacccagacggagtactgaagggaaatgaaaattgagcagaagtacataggagggcggagccaggctagtacTGAGGCTCAGCGGCAGGAACATTCGGGACGCAGCTCAAGCATTGGAGGGGGCCGGGGGCGTGCTCCATTTATGGCAGCTATATGCACTAATTTTAAAGCTTTTGATAAAATGTGATTAGTAATCTATATCCaggatgttccacttccgggattgctccgttgctgtcAGAAATttcgccagatgtccctcttttcggccggatgtccgtccccttcctctgtctctgtgttggcgttctaacctctggtggatttctgaggactgtggttaactgctcctcagatctctgcagggtaaatccagacagctagctagactatctgtccaatctgagttttctgttgcacgactaaaactacttttgaacgtacacatgttccaccaaaacaagttccttccagagactattttgcagcggcaccgtggctccgtccggcacttagcaccgcccatgacgattgtgattggtttaaaaatatTCATCCTGTAGAGCCGACATCCTATTTTGTACGTaactgttctccaactgtcttcattgttttgaaaccagaacacaactaATGTTGAGTATGACTCATTTTTTACACCCAGCCATCTAAAAAGAAGCAAAAGCTGTCTGATGTTACTATTTTTAGGTTACATGACATAGGTAGGTTAGGAATTGGACgtaaacagcattactaatcttTAAACCTATTTTTTGTTTCACTAAGTTGGAGTAGAGTTCACAGAATGAACAGCTATAAGAACGATATTTCTTCAGTAACAGAACTTTTGCTCCATTGATTTGCCAGTTCAGTCAGAGAGACTGGctggaaatgacacaaagttgaagttatttttAAAAACCGAAAACACTGAAGGGGCTTTTAAAAAAGCCGGAGCCCCAGAAGTCCCCCCCCTTGCTCCGCCCATGCATACCGGTGCTTTGAGAAGTGAGAATGAAAGGATCCGCACATCATGTTTTAACAATCTCTGAATTTATCTGcagtaaatgttttttgtgcagCTGATGATGAGGTATTGCAGGCAGGTAGCGATCAGTCAGGGCAGTCATGCTGCTTCTCGAACCATGAAGTGAGCTGAAGGTGTTCTGCTGAACTGATAGTAGCTTCAGAAAAGAGTGGAGGTTATTATTGGTCACTGCAACATCTCTGCATTTCTCTAACGGCCCTCTTAAAAATACCCAGATGAAGCTCAAGGGCGGAGCAAATGAAAAAATCAACATTGTCTGACTACTTAAAGCGACGGTAAAGGAGAAGGTGTCACTGGGATGAACCTGATCACAGCGTTGAACTGTAAAATGATTACTAACTCAGAGCCGTGTTCTACTAGCACCATCTGCAGATTATTCTCTGATATCTTCAGATGTAGACAGGGTGAGGTTGAGTACGTGAAATGTAGTGTGTCCACTGTAAGGGGTTTTTCTTAGAGTGTCTGAGTGTTTCTCCCACATTCAGTGAATATAAACGCTGattcaacaacattaaaaaaaatataatttcagtGAAGAGACGTCCAGAGCTGCCTCACATCCGAGCTACCATCTCCTCCACTGGCCTCTGACCTTCCAGCTCTCAGGGCCACATCACGGATATGTGTTTGGGTTTACTCCGGGTGCTCCGGGTTCTTCCCACATTCAGTATtcaatcaaatgaaaataaCTACTTCTACTTATCACTCATCATTTGTTAGACCTGTAAATATTCAACTCAGACTGAAAATCTGCTTTTTCAGTTTAATTCATGAACTTCACATTTGTGTAAACTGGTCATTGGTTCATACACCCGCCCTTCTGAAGTGGTTAGCTTTGGTTTGGTCTGAGCCCCCAAACGTTTACAATTTCTGGCTCCACCCCGGCTGCAAAGATGATGTTGATGAGGTATAAACCCGGCCTGTTGGCTGGTATTTGAAATGCGTGCAGTGGGCTAAACAGACTCTTATGTGGGTGTTGTAACGTTATAGTGCAAAAACATGAATGAAGCTATCTTTCTCTTGCTCACTCACTAAGTGGGACTAGAGGTAGCGAGAAGGCAGCCCTCTCTCAGcgttctatatatatatatatattctttttttatttaaaaacatatgttaatattattttttttgttctaattcatttatgtattttgtaatttaattttaaGACAGAAAATGGTCTTCCACACATAGACAGGCTTCCACATTGGGTAGTCTGACCGCATTGTGCACTGTTTCCAGTCGGAACTATTTTGGTAGCGCGCAGGTGGAGCCGGTGCAGCAACAGCTGCATCCGGTTTGCACTCTTGCATAGAAGTTTGCAGCTTTTGCGGCTTTTCATTCCCGCTAACTTTCTTTAGAGAATGAAACCCGTTACGGTAGACACCTGAACTTAACTACGTCGTAGCATTTTATGAATATTAACTGCTATTTTATGGTAATTAGCTTTATAAAAGTAAGCTAGCTTCAAAGAAGTGACGGACGTATGTCAGGAGCGAACGGAGCTAATGTCAACATTAGCTTGACACAAGATtctatatttagtttttattacgAGATATGGACTCGACATGTATGTCGGCTTCAACTCTGATGGCTGAACGTCTGATGTAACATCAGAGTGAACCATGGTGCCATTAAAGAGAAGAAGGGTCGTCTCCTTCAGTGCTGGGGACACCGGGAGCGGCCGCCCCGGAGATAAAGTACCGACCAGGTTCCCGcaggttgttttgtttctgttggaGAGAAAAATGGGAGCCAGTCGAAGAGCTTTTCTCTCTCAGCTCGGTCGAAAGAAAGGCTTTCAGGTGGAGGAGTTGTTCAGGTAAGATATATACTTCAATGATGCGTGCAGAGAGTTTACAGTGAATGTGGTGAAATATAAAGTACATATTAGAACTAATATCTTTGTTGTTTTGATTGTGAAGCATCATTATTCAAGATAACAAACATGGTATTGCcatgctttttttctctctctccacataAACAAAgataatgtcaaaaaaaatgatacaccaaaagtgttttttacacatttttgaaaaaagtaaaataaagtaacataaagaaaaacaataattacaatgaatggattcattgattaaattaaaaaacattataaTAATATCAAAAAGATAAATTCCTATTTATATTCATGTTATTGCCCACATGGACCTAGAAGACACGACTTACAgtttaatttatactttttattggtTGGAAATTAAAATTTTTTGTTAgaacacactacacagacaggcctgaaatacacacatgctgaGGTCctgtacatgcacaaatggagagatgtcagagtgagggggctgtgACTGCCGGACAGGCGCCTcgagcagttgggggggggggggttccggtgccttgctcaagagcaccttggcagtccagcgaccctctggttcccaacccagctctctacagactgagctactgccactgTCACGTGTTGGatattgtgtcttttttttccccccagtgaGAGAGTCACACATGTTATCTGTGAGAACAACTGTGGTGATGAGGTGCGAACGTGGCTGCAGTCGCAGGTCGGGGGCCGAACATCTGCTCAGCCGCTGGACATCAGCTGGTTCACAGAGAGCATGAGAGCAGGATGTCCTGTAGAAATACTGGACAGACATAAAGTGCAggtacattttttaaagatgattttgtgggcattttaggcctttattagacaggGCATCTTGAGActtggagggagagagagagagagagagagagagagagagagagcgaaaagcaacaaagggccgcaggtcggagctgaacctgcagctgctgtggtaaggactgagcctatGTACATAAGGGCGCACGTTCAACCAGGTGAGCAATCCAGGCGACCCATCTACCGGTACATTTTACTTTCCTGAACTAACTGCCACTGCTCTTTTCTGCTCAGCCACTGACTCCCATTTATCAAATGTCAAGGTTTATGGTTCTTTATATTTGTCATGTGCAGAACAATAAGAGAAGTAGTCGCTGGCGATGAAAGGGTTAGATTCTTAGGCCCCAAACACCGTAAACAGTTCTCATTTAATAACTAAACACACAAGCAAAAGCAAAGAATCTaagacaaaagaagaagaaaatatattGCAAGTTAAGATATAGGgctaaaatacaaacaaataaaataggAATGAAGGGTTAAAGGTTTAGTGAAAATGTGCGTGTAAAGTTGGGCTGTGCTCAAAAAATGTATATCGAGACGTGCTTCTCACTGCTGAGTGTATCGATGCTGAGGCTAATGTAGTGATACAGCAGCAAAGGCTGTGACGCCAGTTTCGAAAATGAACAATGTTGAAAAGTATTTGATGCAGTTCACAGTAAAGCCAATAGGTGGCAGCAAAGGCCAATCCCACCGGTTCAAGTCCACAAAGGACCAAAGCATGAAGCATGGATTGGTAGCTGGAAATGATGATGTTAGGGAGCAGCTGATCTCGCCATTAGTGTGTATAGCAGAAATAGgtaggtcctgagcatgtgtgtgggaATTGTATGGGtgtggtgcagtggatatgacacatgcctatggtgtgggagacctgggtttgattcccgctgcgatacatcaaccaatacAACAAATATACAGCAAAACCTTTACATTACAGTCATTTGGTCAAGTATTGatttctttaatctatttttgaactgaatgatattatTTCACTTTCAGGAACAGCAGATTGATGAAGCGGAGGTTGTGGCGTTCTCTGTACCGAGCTACGCCTGTCTGAGAAGAACCACTCTGGACAACCACAACCCCGTCCTCACCGTAatgtgtctcccccccccccacgcaAACACAAATCTCATATATGTCACCCACAACTTTAACTTTgagttatttatatagcacctttcatgcaGCACAAATTGACGAAATCCCAAAATGAAGACACAGATGAGGGAAATAAAACAGTAAGACAATAAAATGTTAGTCTCGCAatgccagaccgtcctccacagcgctgcggaggaaggtctggctagtccgtatggtgcctctgcaaaatagcctcgggaaggaactttggTGGagcatgtgtacattcaaaaaatagttttttagtcgtgcaacagaaaagatctgaggagcagttaaccatagtcctcagaaatcgactaGAGTTtataattccaacacaaagacagaggaaggggacggacatccggacgtaaagacatgcatccggcagaatttcccggaagtggaacgtcgtggacatAGACTTATAAAAAGTTACAACCAACAAggttaaaaaatgatttaaaaagcaattattAACACTTGTGAATAATGCAATAACTCCAAAGCCAGATTAAAAAGAGaagttcttttttctttttaaaaatacagagagagcaTCGCCATTTTAATGCCCAGACAGAGGCAGTGACTTCCACAGTTTAGGGGTGTAtatattagggatgcaccgaatccagatttttgggcttcggccgaataccgaaccccctggttgagattctgctgagtcctcgtcccgtcctcagtccatgaacacagtaaacacattaatgaagtaaacagtgactgtccttcctttgccgtacctgaagttgctgcattctggctgctgtctgtagattccttcatcacagctcgtattcttccagatgtttcataccagatgttgtaacagcggtgatgttgtgtattgtttagggtcctcgccaccaccagactaatcagcattgcagattgaacatgtagctggacttgaatggccttcttttgactgaaagtactgccaaacaacactttttctgctcaccagttccattttcacttcctcacagcctgctgcattgaacgctccacctacgtaaacaccttcctgtagtCAACGGTgacgtcattacgtcgaccagcgtagtgcaAGCATAGGGTTCGGCAGAAacccgaaccccgtcaaaaagcccaatattcagccgaatcctggattcggtgcatccctggtaTAAACAGAATGCACTTTCCCTGCTGCTGTTATGGGACACGTTaggaacatttaaaaagaaaatcaggtGAGGACATGGTGAGGACATCAGGTGATCTGGCTGGAACATCAAATAAAGGAGAATCACTGGTGCTTGATTGAAGATGTGTTTTCTGTCTCAGGATGCGTTGTCCCTGCTGGCTGAAAACGCCGAGCTCAGTGACGAGGATGGGCGAGGTGTTGCGTTCCGACGGGCCGCCGCCGTGTTAAAGGCTCTCCCCGAACCGGTGACGAGCGTGACGCAGCTCAGAGGGCTCCCCTGTCTCGGAGGACACTCACTCAGAGTCATCAGAGTCAGtagaaaatgtcctttttttttttttaaatctacttTATCACACTCAAAGAAGATCTTGTGATCCATTTTGATTCTCTTTCCTTGAAGGACATTCTGGAGAATGGAGCGTCAAGTGAAGTTGAATTTACAAAGCAGTCTGAGCGGTTTAAAGCACTGAAGGTACGTCAGCAGTTTTACTCATAAATGAAGTGCAATAGCCTACTATATTTTATGTTGGTGGAGTTCCGGGGTTATTTCTGAGAGTTGATTACATTTTggataataaatgtttttagttGTTGATGTCACGATGTGTGTTTCAGGTTTTAACGGGTATTTTTGGAGTTGGAGCAAAAACAGCAGAGCGCTGGATCAGAGACGGGATACACAGCCTTCACCAGTTGCAGGAATCAGGACAAACGCTAAATCGAGCACAacaagcaggtgtgtgtgtgcgtgtgtgcgcgcgcgcgtgtgtccTGATGCCCATGTCTGTATTTCATCTGGTTTCTCTCTGAATGAACAGCGTTTCTTCTCTCAGGTCTGGAGCACTATGATGACCTGAAGCAGCCGGTCACGAAGGCGGAGGCTGACGCCATCGGAGAGATCGTGGAGGAAGCTGTCGTGTCTGTGTTACCCGGGGCTCAGATCACTCTGATCGGAGGATTCAGGAGGTACAACAGCAAAACACGCACTCGCTCCGCCAGTAGGATCGTCAAACTGATATAAAATgacattcatttattattatatatttattattaagtcttaaaggtgctctaagtgatgttgggtgacggcacttagACGTTCGAactattgtcaaacaaaacggaggttAGCTcgccccctccctccttctcccttccacgcactaacccccccaaccccaccccccaaatccttttgtcggttattggctggaagactgtttgttatgtttggtggtgcaggttggcgcagtttgtttttgttggcgtttgtggagccggggctgtctacagagatcgcgttttgtttttacagtgtgttcaggggacaggcagctagcagatagtgaggagaggtttgctggtgaatgtgacaaaaaatgttgtagcctaaaaaacgcctgacatcgcttagagcaccttttaaattGAACTTGGTGAACCTGCAGAAGCCCTGGAGGCTGAGCACTTTAGCGTCACTCTGCTTTAAACTCTGCAGGTTGAATCCTAGATACAACTGTAACAACTGTGTAAGAACGCAGCAGGTTCttttaaaagtcaaaagtacaaGCTTGTGGAAAGAGAAACTTAACTACGATTCCCAGGGTGCATTTTTGTTACCGAAACACAATCTGCATCTTAAaataattctctttttttttaaatctgggtTTGGTAATTATGGCGCCGTGTTTTATTCTTTAACGATTAAGAGTTTTGAATTATTGACTCTGACTGGGTTCTTCTTCGTAGCAAAGGCAGCCGAGACTCATGGGTACTGTAGTAtttagacaaataaaaaaaggatttctCTGAAATCGGGTGGTCAGAACAGAAACCTATTAAGAGTCCGGTATTGAGTTTATGTtcagtaaaataaaattgaGCAGATTgtttaaagatttattttaaaagataaaCTTAAAATGGGAATACACgatggagaaagacacacaGCTTTGCCCTTATCCTTCCTCCTATTTTATGTAGAAATGATCTTCAAACTGTAACATTAGCGCTTCTGACGCTCTCTCCAGAGGAAAGCTGACGGGCCATGATGTTGACTTCCTGATAACACACCCAGAGGAGGGCAGAGAGGTGGGACTGATGCCTAAAGTCGTCTCCTGGTTGGAATCACAGGTAATTGTGAGGCAACGgctattttaaagtgctcatattatactttttggcttttttccctttcctttattttgttatatatctttgttgtgcacattataggtttacaaagtgaaaaagcccaaagtcccccccaaagagacttaccatctccaacagaaaacactgttcacaaactgctccaaacagctctattgtagtccagcctttacttcagagacaaacgtggtcactttggaacacacgttataatgctcgcctagctgctagcatggcacgccctcatactctgcttctgactggctagtagtccttacctaggtactgtcagggcacgccctcatactctgcttctgactggctagtagtccttacctagctactgtcagggcacgccctcatactctgcttctgactggctagtagtccttacctaggtactgtcagggcacgccctcatactctgcttctgactggctagtagtccttacctaggtactgtcagggcacgccctcatactctgcttctgactggctagtagtccttacctaggtactgtcagggcacgccctcatactctgcttctgactggctagtagtccttacctagatactgtcagggcccgccctcatactctgcttctgactggctagtagtccttacctaggtactgtcagggcacgccctcatactctgcttctgactggctagtagtccttacctagctactgtcagggcacgccctcatactctgcttctgactggctagtagtccttacctagctactgagcatgtgcgactcccaacaaagatggaacagaagtgagaggtctcactctgtagctaaaacagagagctcaacacacagggtgaaaagaggagctgcagcaatgtgcagtacaacaaaaatatggtgttttttgaaaattaaaccatgtaaacctattctggtataacctctaaatacaattatgaacctgaaaatgagcataatatgaacacctCAATTGA is drawn from Sander vitreus isolate 19-12246 chromosome 16, sanVit1, whole genome shotgun sequence and contains these coding sequences:
- the polm gene encoding DNA-directed DNA/RNA polymerase mu isoform X3; protein product: MVPLKRRRVVSFSAGDTGSGRPGDKVPTRFPQVVLFLLERKMGASRRAFLSQLGRKKGFQVEELFSERVTHVICENNCGDEVRTWLQSQVGGRTSAQPLDISWFTESMRAGCPVEILDRHKVQEQQIDEAEVVAFSVPSYACLRRTTLDNHNPVLTDALSLLAENAELSDEDGRGVAFRRAAAVLKALPEPVTSVTQLRGLPCLGGHSLRVIRDILENGASSEVEFTKQSERFKALKVLTGIFGVGAKTAERWIRDGIHSLHQLQESGQTLNRAQQAAFLLSGLEHYDDLKQPVTKAEADAIGEIVEEAVVSVLPGAQITLIGGFRRGKLTGHDVDFLITHPEEGREVGLMPKVVSWLESQGFLLYQKTTRNSYLEAKDGPARPASNMDRFERCFSIFKLADAEKQGTKQTENTPEDTCRLEAHSQVTDEGPERTKPASGHRRWRAVRVDLVVSPISQFAFALLGWTGSKLFERELRRWAGHEKAMSLSSHALYDNKQISESYVRGGDIYSSWSGVHSSVREKRLMISDTRSKQVPSEVYNLHAELLTKLAKWTFILPPES